In Gossypium arboreum isolate Shixiya-1 chromosome 5, ASM2569848v2, whole genome shotgun sequence, a single genomic region encodes these proteins:
- the LOC108451795 gene encoding pleiotropic drug resistance protein 1-like yields MKRNDLYQASNSLRANGSSRWRDTGYNVFSRSFRQEDDDDDEKALKWAAIERLPTFARLKKALLTTSPGETSEVDVPKLGHEERKKLMDRLIKHTEKDNESFLLKIRQRVDRVGIEIPKLEVRYEHLKVEAEAYIGSRALPSFFNFFINKLESILHCLHLLSSRKKQLSILRDVSGTIRPCRMTLLLGPPSSGKTTLLLALAGKLNRDLKFSGRVTYNGHEMKDFVPQRIAAYICQNDLHLPEWTVRETIAFSARCQGVGPSYEMLAELARREKAANIKPDPDIDAFMKAASIGDQETSVLTDYIIKILGLENCADTLVGNEMIRGISGGQRKRVTTGEMLAGPAKLLLMDEISTGLDSSTTYQIVKSLRQKVHILNGTAFISLLQPAPETFELFDDIVLLSDGQIVYQGPRENVLEFFESMGFKCPARKGVADFLQEVTSRKDQRQYWNQTDKAYSFVTVEEFAVAFQSFHVGKRLQDDLATPFDKNRSDPTLLTTKNYGVNKRELLKACFSKELSLMKRNSFIYIFKLIQLVVMAVIGSTVFLRTEMHKKTPTDGIVQMGAVFFSVFMFMFSGLSELAMTGLRLPVFFKQRDNLFYPAWVYALPTWILNIPISFIEVALWVVVTYYAMGLDPDIFRFLKQFLLLVLTNQMSSALFRLVAALGREMTVTNTLSSFCLLVLFANCGYVLSQDEVRKWWIWAYWISPMMYSQNAIVINEFLGESWNHVLPFTTEKLGVLVLKSRGFFSEAYWYWIGVGALVGFILVLNFLNTLALTYLNPLDEIQRVKSEDQNNEDDDRNGVDAQLQHKGSNTDLLRTEADPDKIQYREKGMILPFLQHCITFEKIVYAVDMPQEMKAQGVTEDRLVLLRGITGAFRPGVLTALMGVSGSGKTTLMDVLAGRKTGGYIEGSIKISGFPKKQETFARISGYCEQTDIHSPHLTVYESLLYSAWLRLYPEVNSETRKMFVKEVMELVELTPLRQALVGLPCVSGLSLEQRKRLTIAVELVANPSIIFMDEPTSGLDARAAAIVMRTVRNTVDTGRTVVCTIHQPGIDIFEAFDELLLLKQGGQEIYVGPLGHNSCDMIKYFEGIEGISRIKDGYNPATWMLEVSTPEQEMALGVDFADLYESSELHKRNKALIEQLNVPSPGSKQLHFPSRYSRSFFSQFLVCLWKQRWSYWRNTSYTAVRFFFTTVIALMFGTMFWNVGSKRTRYQDLFNSMGSMYAAVLFLGVQNAASIQPIVHIERTVFYREKAAGMYSPMAYAFAQVVVELPYILVQAATYGIIVYSMMAFEWSAAKFLWYIFFMYFTLLYFTFFGMMTMAITPNFHVAAIISTAFYGLWNLFTGFIVPRTRIPIWWRWNYWICPMAWTLYGLIVSQYGDVKDVLDAGETTEEFLKKYFGFRHDFVGVVAAVIVGWALLFAFLFAVSIKLFNFQRR; encoded by the exons ATGAAGCGAAATGATCTTTATCAAGCAAGTAATAGTTTACGAGCAAACGGTTCTTCCAGATGGAGGGACACCGGTTACAATGTGTTCTCGAGATCTTTCAGACAAGAAGATGACGATGATGACGAAAAAGCATTGAAATGGGCAGCCATTGAAAGACTTCCAACATTTGCTCGCCTAAAGAAAGCTCTGTTGACCACCTCGCCTGGTGAGACAAGCGAAGTTGATGTGCCTAAACTTGGGCATGAAGAAAGGAAGAAATTGATGGATAGGTTGATTAAACATACTGAAAAGGACAATGAAAGTTTCTTGTTAAAGATCAGACAGCGAGTTGACAG GGTTGGTATTGAAATTCCGAAGCTTGAAGTTAGATATGAACATTTAAAAGTTGAGGCAGAAGCCTATATAGGAAGCAGAGCATTACCTtcgtttttcaatttctttatcaATAAACTAGAG AGCATTTTGCATTGCCTGCATTTGCTTTCTAGTAGAAAGAAACAGTTGTCTATTCTTCGGGATGTAAGTGGAACCATTAGGCCATGCAG AATGACATTGCTGTTGGGTCCTCCAAGTTCTGGAAAGACTACACTTTTGTTAGCGTTGGCAGGAAAGCTTAATCGTGACCTAAAG TTTTCAGGGAGGGTCACATACAATGGGCATGAAATGAAAGATTTTGTGCCACAGAGAATTGCTGCATACATTTGTCAAAATGATCTTCATCTCCCAGAATGGACAGTAAGAGAAACCATAGCCTTCTCTGCTAGATGCCAGGGTGTTGGGCCCAGTTATG AGATGCTAGCAGAATTGGCAAGAAGGGAGAAAGCTGCAAATATTAAACCTGATCCTGATATTGATGCCTTCATGAAG GCAGCATCCATTGGGGATCAAGAAACAAGTGTACTCACAGATTACATTATTAAG ATTTTGGGACTAGAAAATTGTGCAGATACCCTGGTGGGGAATGAAATGATTAGGGGTATCTCAGGAGGACAAAGGAAGCGAGTAACAACCG GTGAAATGTTGGCTGGACCAGCAAAACTGCTGCTCATGGATGAGATATCCACTGGCCTGGACAGTTCAACCACATACCAAATTGTCAAATCGCTGAGGCAAAAAGTTCACATTCTGAACGGAACTGCCTTCATTTCTCTCCTACAGCCAGCACCAGAGACTTTCGAACTCTTTGATGACATCGTTCTCTTGTCAGATGGCCAGATTGTGTACCAGGGTCCCCGTGAAAATGTGCTTGAGTTCTTCGAATCGATGGGTTTCAAATGTCCAGCAAGAAAGGGTGTTGCAGACTTCTTACAAGAA GTTACATCGAGGAAAGATCAGAGACAGTATTGGAATCAAACTGACAAGGCCTACAGTTTTGTCACGGTGGAAGAATTTGCGGTGGCATTCCAATCATTCCATGTGGGAAAAAGATTGCAGGATGATCTTGCAACTCCCTTCGATAAGAATCGAAGTGATCCTACTCTTTTGACGACCAAGAATTATGGTGTTAACAAAAGGGAGCTTCTCAAAGCTTGCTTCTCAAAAGAACTTTCGTTGATGAAGAGGAACTCCTTCATATACATCTTCAAGCTTATACAG CTTGTAGTGATGGCAGTGATAGGATCAACCGTCTTCCTGAGAACTGAAATGCATAAGAAGACTCCAACTGATGGGATAGTTCAGATGGGTGCTGTGTTCTTCTCTgtatttatgttcatgtttagtggATTATCAGAGCTTGCCATGACTGGTCTTAGGCTTCCAGTCTTCTTCAAGCAAAGGGACAACTTGTTCTATCCTGCCTGGGTATATGCCCTCCCTACGTGGATCTTGAACATTCCTATATCATTCATCGAGGTTGCCCTCTGGGTGGTAGTCACCTATTACGCCATGGGCCTGGATCCTGATATTTTTAG GTTTTTGAAGCAGTTTCTTTTGCTGGTGCTAACGAACCAAATGTCTTCTGCGCTGTTTCGACTAGTTGCAGCATTGGGTAGGGAGATGACTGTTACTAACACATTATCTTCATTTTGTCTGCTTGTTCTTTTTGCAAATTGTGGATATGTCTTGTCTCAAG ATGAGGTTAGGAAATGGTGGATCTGGGCTTATTGGATATCACCTATGATGTACTCCCAGAATGCTATAGTAATTAATGAGTTCCTTGGAGAGAGCTGGAATCAT GTTCTCCCATTTACAACCGAAAAGCTAGGAGTTTTAGTTTTGAAGTCTCGCGGGTTCTTTTCAGAAGCCTACTGGTATTGGATAGGAGTTGGCGCATTGGTGGGATTCATATTAGTATTAAATTTCTTAAATACCCTGGCTCTCACTTATCTCAATC CCTTGGATGAAATCCAGAGGGTAAAATCAGAAGATCAAAACAATGAAGATGATGATAGAAATGGAGTAGATGCTCAGCTGCAGCACAAGGGAAGCAACACTG ACCTGTTGAGGACAGAAGCTGATCCGGATAAAATACAGTACAGGGAAAAGGGCATGATTCTTCCATTTCTGCAACACTGCATTACCTTTGAGAAGATTGTTTATGCAGTAGATATGCCTCAG GAAATGAAGGCCCAGGGAGTGACTGAAGATAGATTGGTGCTTTTGAGGGGGATAACCGGTGCTTTCAGGCCTGGTGTTCTCACTGCCCTGATGGGTGTTAGTGGATCTGGTAAAACCACTTTGATGGACGTACTGGCTGGTAGGAAAACTGGAGGGTACATTGAGGGAAGCATCAAAATTTCTGGGTTCCCGAAAAAGCAAGAAACATTTGCTCGTATATCTGGCTACTGTGAGCAAACTGACATCCATTCCCCTCATCTAACGGTCTATGAATCATTGCTTTACTCGGCTTGGCTCCGGTTATATCCTGAAGTGAATTCTGAAACCAGGAAG ATGTTCGTTAAGGAAGTCATGGAACTCGTTGAACTGACCCCCTTGAGGCAAGCTTTAGTTGGATTGCCTTGTGTAAGCGGTTTGTCACTCGAGCAGCGCAAGAGGCTAACTATTGCGGTTGAGCTAGTTGCCAACCCTTCAATAATTTTTATGGATGAACCAACTTCAGGGCTTGATGCAAGAGCTGCTGCAATTGTTATGAGAACGGTTAGGAACACAGTAGACACTGGAAGAACAGTTGTATGTACCATCCATCAACCTGGCATTGATATATTTGAAGCTTTTGACGAG CTATTGTTATTGAAGCAAGGGGGACAAGAGATATATGTAGGGCCATTGGGTCACAATTCATGTGACATGATAAAGTACTTTGAG GGAATTGAGGGAATCAGCAGAATAAAAGACGGCTATAACCCAGCAACTTGGATGTTAGAAGTTTCAACTCCGGAGCAGGAGATGGCTTTGGGGGTTGATTTTGCTGATTTATACGAAAGTTCAGAACTGCACAA GAGAAATAAAGCACTTATTGAACAATTGAACGTGCCTTCTCCTGGTTCAAAACAACTTCATTTCCCAAGTCGGTACTCGCGGTCATTCTTCTCGCAGTTCTTGGTTTGCTTATGGAAACAACGATGGTCATACTGGCGAAATACGTCATACACTGCCGTAAGATTTTTCTTCACCACTGTCATAGCCTTAATGTTTGGAACAATGTTCTGGAACGTTGGCTCCAAAAG AACAAGATATCAAGACCTCTTTAATTCAATGGGTTCTATGTATGCCGCTGTTCTCTTTCTTGGTGTCCAAAATGCTGCCAGTATACAACCAATAGTCCACATCGAGCGAACGGTCTTTTATAGGGAAAAAGCCGCTGGAATGTATTCACCTATGGCCTATGCTTTTGCACAG GTTGTTGTGGAGCTACCATATATCTTAGTGCAAGCAGCGACTTATGGCATCATTGTGTATTCAATGATGGCATTCGAATGGAGTGCTGCTAAATTCTTATGGTACATATTCTTCATGTATTTCACATTGCTATACTTCACCTTCTTTGGCATGATGACCATGGCTATAACACCAAACTTCCACGTTGCTGCAATCATTTCCACTGCATTTTATGGGCTTTGGAATCTCTTCACAGGATTCATAGTCCCTCGCACG AGAATTCCGATATGGTGGAGGTGGAACTATTGGATTTGCCCGATGGCTTGGACTTTGTATGGATTGATAGTGTCACAGTATGGTGATGTAAAGGATGTCCTTGATGCAGGAGAAACCACTGAAGAGTTTCTGAAGAAATATTTTGGTTTCAGGCATGATTTTGTGGGCGTGGTTGCTGCTGTGATCGTTGGATGGGCATTGCTTTTCGCTTTTTTGTTTGCGGTATCcatcaaattattcaattttcaAAGGCGATAG
- the LOC108453765 gene encoding pleiotropic drug resistance protein 1-like has translation METGDILKASNSLRGSLRAGSLRSGSSSVWRNSAVDVFSRSSREEDDEEALKWAAIERLPTVARLRKGILTSSQGGANEIDIVNLGWQERRTILERLVKVADEDNERFLWKFKNRIDRVGIELPTIEVRFENINIEAEAFVGTNALPSFLNFITSIFEGLLINMGILSSRMKKLTILKDVSGMIKPGRMTLLLGPPSSGKTTLLLALAGKLDPALQFSGSVTYNGHTMKEFVPQRTAAYISQFDLHLGEMTVRETLAFSARCQGVGTRYDMLSELSRREKQANIKPDPDIDVFMKAIATEGQEANVITDYIMKILGLDICADTLVGNEMLRGISGGQRKRVTTGEMLVGPARALFMDEISTGLDSSTTFQIVNSLRQTVHILNGTALISLLQPAPETYDLFDDIILLSDSVIVYQGPREHVVSFFESMGFKCPERKGVADFLQEVTSRKDQMQYWARKDQPYRFITANEFAEAFQTFHVGMKLGEELGTPFDKKKSHPAALTTKKYGVGKWELLKACIAREFLLMRRNSFVYIFKCIQLTIVSCITMTLFLRTEMDRDSVQGGRIYMGALFFGMIFIMFNGMPELSMTITKLPVFYKQRDLLFFPPWAYALPSWILKIPMTFIEVSVWVFITYYVIGYDPNVERFFRQYLLLVLINQMASSLFRFIASAARNMIVANTFGTFALLVLFALSGFILARDKIRGWWIWGYWISPLMYGQNALMVNEFLGHQWSRVPPGSNESIGLQVLKSRSFFHESYWYWLGVGALAIFVVLLNVFFTLALTFLKPFEKNRAVISEKPESNDQANGVVGSIQLTDREKSSSHVNRSEIQDDIQRSASSSKSFSLSDATLRTNGKKKKGMVLPFEPHSLTFEDIYYSVDMPQEMKEQGITEDDRLVLLKGISGAFRPGVLTALMGVSGAGKTTLMDVLAGRKTGGYIEGNITVSGFPKQQETFARVSGYCEQNDIHSPHVTVYESLLYSAWLRLSNDIDAETRKMFIEEVMELVELDSLRHALVGLPGVNGLSTEQRKRLTIAVELVANPSIIFMDEPTSGLDARAAAIVMRTVRNTVDTGRTVVCTIHQPSIDIFEAFDELFLMKRGGQEIYVGPLGHHSKYLIRYFEGIQGVSKIKDGYNPATWMLEVTASAQELSLGVDFADIYKNSDLYRRNKALIEDLSKPAPGAKELYFPTQYSQSFLTQCTACLWKQHWSYWRNPPYTAVRFLFTTVIALMFGTLFWDLGSKTKKIQDLSNAMGSMYAAVLFIGIQNSSSVQPVVSVERTVFYRERAAGMYSAMPYAIAQVLVEIPYIFVQASVYGIIVYSMIGFEWTATKFFWYLFFMLFTLLYFTYYGMMAVAVTPNHHIAAIVSSAFYGLWNVFSGFIIPRPSIPVWWRWYYWICPVSWTLYGLFVSQFGDINELLEDGNNETVKQYLRNNYGFRHDYLGLVAAVIMSFAVLFGTIFAVAIKMFNFQRR, from the exons ATGGAGACCGGAGATATTCTTAAAGCGAGTAACAGTTTACGGGGAAGTTTACGAGCAGGAAGTTTGAGATCAGGAAGCTCTTCCGTATGGAGAAACAGTGCGGTGGACGTGTTTTCAAGGTCTTCTCGAGAAGAGGATGATGAAGAAGCTTTGAAGTGGGCTGCTATTGAGAGACTACCAACTGTTGCTCGTCTCAGGAAAGGTATATTGACTAGCTCTCAAGGTGGTGCCAATGAAATTGATATTGTTAACCTTGGATGGCAAGAAAGGAGGACTATACTAGAGAGGTTGGTTAAAGTTGCTGACGAAGATAATGAAAGGTTCTTGTGGAAGTTCAAGAACCGTATAGATAG GGTTGGCATCGAGCTTCCCACAATCGAAGTCagatttgaaaatataaatattgaagcTGAAGCTTTTGTAGGAACCAATGCTTTGCCTTCATTCCTTAATTTCATTACTAGCATATTTGAG GGCTTGTTGATAAATATGGGTATTCTTTCTAGTAGAATGAAAAAGCTGACCATCCTCAAAGATGTCAGTGGTATGATTAAACCTGGCAG GATGACATTGCTTTTGGGTCCTCCAAGTTCCGGAAAAACCACTCTCTTGTTGGCTCTGGCCGGGAAGCTTGATCCTGCTCTCCAA TTTTCGGGGTCTGTGACATACAATGGGCATACAATGAAGGAGTTCGTGCCTCAGAGAACTGCAGCCTATATCAGTCAATTCGATCTTCACCTAGGAGAAATGACCGTGAGAGAAACTTTGGCCTTTTCTGCAAGATGCCAAGGGGTTGGAACCCGATATG atATGTTGTCAGAGTTGTCAAGAAGAGAGAAACAAGCAAACATTAAACCTGATCCTGATATTGATGTCTTCATGAAG GCAATAGCAACAGAAGGGCAGGAAGCAAATGTAATCACTGATTATATTATGAAG ATTTTAGGCCTGGATATATGTGCAGACACTTTGGTAGGAAATGAAATGTTGAGGGGCATATCTGGAGGACAAAGGAAGCGTGTCACAACAG GTGAAATGCTGGTAGGACCAGCCAGAGCACTGTTTATGGATGAGATATCTACTGGTCTGGACAGCTCTACAACATTCCAAATTGTGAACTCCCTTAGGCAAACTGTTCATATTCTTAATGGAACTGCACTCATCTCCCTTCTACAGCCAGCTCCAGAGACTTACGATCTTTTTGATGACATTATTCTCCTTTCTGATAGCGTGATAGTATATCAGGGTCCTCGTGAACACGTGGTGAGCTTTTTCGAATCTATGGGCTTTAAGTGCCCTGAGAGAAAAGGTGTGGCTGATTTCTTGCAAGAG GTTACATCAAGGAAAGATCAAATGCAGTATTGGGCACGTAAAGATCAACCTTACAGGTTTATCACGGCTAATGAATTTGCTGAGGCATTCCAAACTTTCCATGTGGGAATGAAACTTGGGGAGGAACTTGGAACTCCATTTGATAAAAAAAAGAGCCACCCAGCTGCTTTGACAACCAAAAAATATGGTGTTGGGAAGTGGGAGTTGCTAAAAGCTTGCATTGCAAGGGAATTTCTGTTGATGAGGAGAAACTCTTTTGTGTACATCTTCAAGTGTATACAA CTCACAATAGTGTCCTGTATTACCATGACACTCTTTTTGAGGACTGAGATGGATCGAGATTCAGTTCAAGGAGGAAGGATCTATATGGGGGCCTTGTTTTTTGGTATGATTTTTATCATGTTCAATGGAATGCCTGAGCTTTCTATGACCATTACTAAGCTCCCTGTCTTTTACAAGCAAAGAGACCTCCTATTCTTTCCTCCGTGGGCCTATGCTTTACCGTCATGGATTCTGAAGATACCTATGACATTTATAGAAGTTTCTGTGTGGGTATTCATTACTTACTACGTTATCGGATATGATCCGAATGTTGAAAG GTTCTTTAGACAGTACCTCCTCCTTGTTCTCATTAACCAGATGGCTTCCTCATTATTTCGGTTCATTGCATCAGCCGCTAGAAACATGATTGTAGCCAACACTTTTGGGACATTCGCTCTACTTGTACTTTTTGCATTAAGTGGCTTTATCCTGGCACGAG ACAAAATAAGGGGTTGGTGGATATGGGGTTACTGGATTTCGCCTTTGATGTATGGGCAAAATGCGCTGATGGTTAATGAGTTCCTTGGGCACCAGTGGAGTCGA GTTCCTCCGGGCTCAAACGAATCGATAGGACTTCAAGTTTTAAAGTCTAGAAGTTTCTTCCATGAATCGTATTGGTATTGGCTCGGAGTAGGGGCGTTGGCTATATTTGTAGTATTGCTCAACGTTTTCTTTACTCTGGCTCTTACCTTTCTAAAGC CCTTTGAGAAGAATCGAGCTGTAATATCTGAAAAACCCGAAAGCAATGATCAAGCCAATGGTGTTGTTGGAAGCATTCAGTTAACAGACCGTGAAAAAAGCTCAAGTCATGTAAATAGATCTG AGATCCAAGATGACATTCAAAGAAGCGCCTCCTCATCCAAGTCCTTTTCTTTGTCTGACGCAACTCTTAGGACCAATggcaaaaagaaaaagggaatggTTCTTCCATTTGAGCCGCATTCTCTCACTTTTGAAGACATTTACTATTCTGTTGATATGCCACAG GAAATGAAAGAACAAGGTATCACTGAAGATGATAGATTGGTGCTATTGAAGGGTATTAGTGGTGCATTCAGACCTGGTGTTCTCACAGCTCTAATGGGTGTTAGTGGTGCTGGTAAAACCACTCTAATGGATGTGCTTGCTGGCAGAAAAACTGGTGGTTATATCGAGGGGAACATTACAGTTTCAGGTTTCCCCAAGCAGCAAGAAACTTTTGCTCGAGTATCTGGATACTGTGAACAAAATGACATTCATTCTCCTCATGTCACCGTGTATGAATCTTTGCTTTATTCCGCTTGGCTACGATTATCCAATGACATTGATGCTGAAACCAGAAAG ATGTTCATAGAAGAAGTCATGGAGCTTGTGGAACTGGATTCGTTAAGGCATGCCCTAGTTGGTTTACCCGGTGTAAACGGTTTATCAACAGAGCAGCGAAAGAGGCTTACGATTGCAGTTGAGCTTGTGGCAAACCCTTCTATCATTTTCATGGATGAGCCAACTTCAGGGCTTGATGCAAGGGCTGCTGCAATTGTTATGAGAACAGTTAGGAATACAGTGGACACTGGAAGAACAGTTGTGTGTACCATCCATCAACCAAGTATTGACATATTTGAAGCGTTTGACGAG CTATTCCTTATGAAACGTGGAGGACAGGAGATCTATGTGGGGCCACTAGGACACCATTCTAAATATCTTATCAGATACTTTGAG GGAATTCAAGGTGTTAGCAAAATCAAAGATGGATACAATCCCGCAACTTGGATGTTGGAAGTTACCGCATCAGCGCAAGAGTTATCTTTAGGTGTTGATTTTGCTGATATCTACAAAAACTCAGACCTATACAG GAGAAACAAAGCTCTTATTGAAGATTTAAGCAAACCTGCTCCCGGTGCCAAGGAACTTTATTTCCCAACACAGTATTCTCAATCATTCTTGACGCAGTGCACAGCTTGTTTATGGAAGCAACACTGGTCATATTGGCGCAACCCACCGTATACTGCCGTAAGATTTCTCTTTACAACCGTCATAGCATTGATGTTTGGGACGCTGTTCTGGGACCTTGGGTCAAAAAC GAAAAAAATACAAGATCTGTCCAATGCAATGGGTTCAATGTATGCTGCTGTTCTTTTCATCGGTATCCAGAACTCTTCATCTGTGCAGCCTGTTGTGTCAGTCGAAAGAACAGTCTTTTATAGAGAAAGAGCTGCTGGAATGTATTCTGCCATGCCATATGCCATTGCACAG GTCTTAGTAGAGATACCTTATATTTTTGTTCAAGCTTCTGTGTATGGCATTATAGTGTATTCTATGATTGGATTCGAATGGACCGCTACTAAGTTCTTTTGGTATCTCTTCTTCATGCTCTTCACCTTACTTTACTTCACCTACTATGGCATGATGGCTGTTGCTGTCACACCAAACCACCACATTGCAGCCATAGTATCCTCAGCATTCTATGGACTATGGAATGTCTTCTCGGGTTTCATCATCCCACGACCT AGTATACCAGTATGGTGGAGATGGTACTATTGGATTTGTCCAGTATCTTGGACCTTGTATGGATTGTTTGTTTCACAATTTGGAGATATAAACGAACTGCTTGAAGATGGCAACAATGAGACGGTGAAGCAGTACTTGAGAAATAATTATGGTTTCAGGCATGATTACCTGGGATTAGTTGCTGCTGTGATTATGAGTTTCGCAGTTCTCTTTGGAACAATCTTTGCTGTGGCCATAAAGATGTTCAATTTCCAGAGACGATAG